The following coding sequences are from one Maniola hyperantus chromosome 7, iAphHyp1.2, whole genome shotgun sequence window:
- the LOC117983616 gene encoding coiled-coil-helix-coiled-coil-helix domain-containing protein 7 — MKQLKNTDAERLNPCLKEQEKSYQCLNKNGFDHEKCEPYFDNYNTCKKFWGKVSKDRRARGIVPYLPDVEDREKIKAEYVQKMGGIKAEYVQKMEGKLN, encoded by the exons atgaaacaattaaaaaatacagATGCGGAGCGCTTAAACCCATGTTTAAAg gAGCAAGAAAAGTCGTATCAGTGCCTTAATAAAAACGGATTTGATCACGAAAAGTGTGAACCTTATTTTGATAACTATAACACCTGTAAGAAATTCTGG gGTAAAGTGTCAAAAGACAGAAGAGCCAGAGGTATAGTGCCATATTTACCTGATGTTGAGGACAGGGAGAAAATAAAAGCAGAATATGTTCAGAAAATGGGAGGAATAAAAGCAGAATATGTTCAGAAGATGGAAGGAAagcttaattaa